A stretch of Henckelia pumila isolate YLH828 chromosome 4, ASM3356847v2, whole genome shotgun sequence DNA encodes these proteins:
- the LOC140860445 gene encoding uncharacterized protein, with protein sequence MDENTRAYLTYLLNSTQNSQENASQNPQIPPTHQYPHPFPNMQFPPQNVQNFPGFGNFMSHPNYTSRGPPQPLPAEYWQNTSHPPFTPPVLQGFGTPYTTGMHFSSLMPTEPASPTFVPETQLSDRESPIEVVNLEKTIPNAEGTRKRSTWTKVEDEVLARSFVTISDDPIIGNDQKADAFWGRVASYYNDNRPAGSNSRKANVIRSHWHNTIQKKVNLFNANYNSIYSLYRSGHSDEDILRFAYEKYREENNGVAFNLEHVWRIVKDRPMFTPQSDDHFVATKKTRTSESGASNTSSNQNVSIDIDDEDNRPMGRKATKRKGKDKVKSTMEDLTVNYNIIFSKFNEYTNVKKSEVDLKQKQLEVEEIKAKASLSNAEAKNRRLRLKEYEILNKDTSEMTTEQLIIHECLCKDIRSSWNI encoded by the coding sequence ATGGATGAAAATACGAGGGCATATCTTACATATTTGTTAAATTCTACACAAAACTCGCAAGAAAATGCATCCCAAAATCCACAAATTCCACCAACTCATCAATATCCACATCCATTTCCAAATATGCAGTTTCCTCCACAAAACGTTCAAAATTTCCCaggatttggaaattttatgagCCATCCGAATTATACCTCCAGAGGTCCACCACAACCGCTTCCAGCCGAATATTGGCAAAACACGAGTCATCCACCATTCACGCCGCCAGTTCTTCAAGGCTTTGGTACCCCATACACAACTGGTATGCATTTTTCATCTTTGATGCCGACTGAACCTGCATCTCCGACATTTGTCCCAGAGACTCAACTGTCCGATCGTGAAtccccaatcgaggtggtgaattTAGAAAAAACGATTCCGAATGCTGAGGGTACGAGAAAGCGTTCGACTTGGACAAAGGTTGAAGATGAGGTCTTGGCCAGAAGTTTTGTCACAATCAGTGATGATCCAATAATCGGCAATGACCAGAAGGCAGATGCATTTTGGGGACGTGTCGCAAGCTACTACAATGACAATCGTCCTGCAGGTTCAAACAGCAGAAAAGCTAATGTTATACGGTCACATTGGCACAACACAATCCAGAAGAAGGTAAATCTATTCAACGCAAATTACAATAGTATTTACAGTTTATATCGCAGTGGTCACAGTGATGAAGACATATTGAGGTTTGCATATGAAAAATATCGCGAAGAAAACAATGGTGTTGCGTTCAACCTCGAGCATGTGTGGAGAATTGTTAAAGATCGTCCAATGTTTACTCCACAATCCGATGATCACTTTGTGGCCACAAAGAAGACGAGGACCTCTGAGTCAGGAGCAAGCAACACATCTTCCAACCAAAATGTAAGCATAGACATAGATGACGAAGATAATCGTCCAATGGGTAGGAAGGCTACAAAAAGAAAGGGAAAAGACAAAGTCAAATCGACCATGGAGGATCTGACAGTAAACTATAACATTATTTTTTCAAAGTTCAATGAGTACACAAACGTAAAGAAGTCTGAAGTCGATCTGAAACAAAAACAACTTGAAGTTGAGGAGATTAAGGCAAAAGCTTCCTTGTCCAATGCAGAAGCAAAGAATCGTCGATTGAGGTTGAAGGAGTACGAGATCTTGAACAAAGACACCTCGGAAATGACTACTGAGCAGCTTATCATACATGAATGTTTGTGCAAGGATATCAGGTCCAGTTGGAATATATAA
- the LOC140860444 gene encoding 3-ketoacyl-CoA synthase 20-like, which yields MGSDENSTGNSAKGRISSNDSTIFERKETPNAAVQSFWRKYMEHGYHYLISQATHLFLVPLLGMFLLHLIWDQLKSGIGVSALVCCSLAVSLNTLYFMTRPRKVYLVDFACYKPDPEVMCSRERLTKTFTIANYYTPESLAFLKKIMERSGLGQKTYFPEAHFTVPPNICMSEARKEAELVMFGAIDDLLAKTGVRAKDIGILVVNCSLFVPTPSLSSMVVNHYKLRDDILCYNLGGMGCSAGLISIDLAKQLLQVHSNSYALIVSMENITLNWYSGNDRSMLISNCIFRMGGAAILLSNKTSEKSRAKYQLMHTIRTHKGPDHKSYSSVFQKEDDKEKVGVALSKDLMVVAGEALKSNITKLGPSILPMSEQTRFLVSLVARKVFKMKVRPYVPDFKLVVEHFCVHAGGRAVLDAVEENLELSGWHMESSRMTLYRFGNTSSSSLWYELAYLEAKGRVREGDRTWQIAFGSGFKCNSAIWRALRRIEPAKEMNPWTDEIDEFPVEVPKVAIIKY from the exons ATGGGGAGTGATGAAAACAGTACAGGAAACTCCGCGAAGGGGAGGATTAGTTCGAATGATTCAACAATATTCGAAAGAAAGGAGACGCCTAATGCTGCTGTTCAATCCTTTTGGCGAAAATATATGGAACATGGCTATCACTACTTGATTTCGCAGGCGACGCACTTGTTTCTAGTCCCTTTACTCGGGATGTTTTTGCTTCACCTGATATGGGATCAACTAAAATCCGGTATCGGTGTATCAGCCTTGGTCTGCTGTTCGTTGGCGGTTTCTTTAAACACCCTTTACTTCATGACTAGGCCAAGGAAAGTGTACCTAGTCGATTTTGCGTGTTACAAGCCCGATCCTGAGGTTATGTGTAGCAGAGAACGGCTTACAAAAACATTTACTATCGCAAACTATTACACACCTGAAAGCCTAGCTTTTCTGAAGAAAATCATGGAGAGGTCAGGTTTGGGACAGAAGACGTATTTCCCAGAAGCGCATTTCACCGTGCCTCCCAATATATGCATGTCCGAGGCAAGAAAAGAAGCAGAGTTGGTCATGTTCGGAGCAATCGATGATTTGCTAGCGAAAACCGGTGTAAGAGCGAAAGATATAGGGATTCTTGTGGTGAATTGCAGCTTGTTTGTCCCGACACCGTCTCTTTCGTCGATGGTTGTGAACCATTATAAGCTTAGAGATGACATTTTGTGCTACAATCTTGGTGGGATGGGGTGCAGTGCTGGGCTGATTTCTATTGATCTTGCCAAACAACTTTTGCAG GTTCACTCCAATTCCTATGCCTTAATAGTGAGCATGGAGAACATAACCTTGAATTGGTATAGTGGCAACGATCGATCAATGCTCATCTCTAATTGCATCTTTCGAATGGGAGGGGCTGCCATTCTCCTCTCCAACAAAACATCGGAAAAAAGTCGCGCAAAGTACCAGCTCATGCACACCATCCGAACTCACAAAGGCCCCGATCACAAAAGCTACAGCTCCGTGTTTCAGAAAGAAGATGATAAGGAAAAAGTTGGCGTCGCGCTTTCGAAAGACCTGATGGTCGTGGCAGGTGAGGCCTTGAAATCAAACATCACGAAGTTAGGCCCTTCGATCCTCCCCATGTCGGAACAGACACGGTTTCTTGTCTCATTAGTGGCAAGAAAAGTGTTCAAGATGAAAGTAAGGCCTTATGTTCCTGATTTCAAGCTTGTGGTGGAGCATTTCTGCGTTCACGCGGGCGGAAGAGCAGTGCTGGATGCAGTGGAAGAGAATCTTGAGTTGAGTGGTTGGCATATGGAGTCATCGAGGATGACACTTTACAGGTTCGGTAACACTTCTAGTAGTTCGTTGTGGTACGAGTTGGCCTATTTGGAGGCCAAGGGGCGGGTTAGGGAGGGCGATAGGACGTGGCAAATCGCGTTCGGATCTGGATTCAAGTGCAACAGCGCGATTTGGAGAGCCTTGAGGCGGATTGAACCGGCTAAGGAGATGAATCCTTGGACTGATGAGATTGATGAGTTCCCTGTTGAAGTGCCAAAAGTGGcgattattaaatattaa